Proteins encoded together in one Streptomyces sp. B1I3 window:
- a CDS encoding recombinase-like helix-turn-helix domain-containing protein: protein MTDTWPRLDVHQSRTHEPTPYEYKLAATLEEVFTREGHELADVVRGLNTRQVHAADGAPWTEESFRAEMNRLGA, encoded by the coding sequence GTGACCGACACCTGGCCCCGCCTGGACGTCCACCAGTCCCGTACGCACGAGCCGACCCCGTACGAGTACAAGCTCGCCGCGACGCTGGAGGAGGTCTTCACGCGCGAGGGACACGAACTGGCCGACGTCGTGCGCGGCCTCAACACCCGCCAGGTCCACGCCGCCGACGGCGCACCGTGGACCGAGGAGTCCTTCCGCGCCGAGATGAACCGACTGGGAGCCTGA
- a CDS encoding aromatic ring-hydroxylating dioxygenase subunit alpha: MTLSSSATADHIYATGLRNQWHAVVPSHHVAPGAMRKVTALGEQWLLFRRSDGVLSMLADRCPHRGAPLSLGKHLGDRVACWYHGVEVEPDGTVSSVPGLPGCGLEGKKLVTSLPVREVAGAILAYFGDEEHPEPVELTLPEPLTDPEVDAFLCYAEWNAPWRYAVENLLDPMHGAFLHHESHTMSDGDTTAKFRIRETARGYFFEKTDQRGVNFDWVELCRTGVDWVDLSIPYPPSAGPGGPFGIVGMVCPVDERRSGVFFWRYRRVADWQRASWRFLYRTVIEQRHWDVLEQDRVMLEAMPADADQRENLYQHDLGVVRLRRLYRAAAEAQSAAGA, encoded by the coding sequence ATGACGCTGTCGTCCTCCGCCACCGCGGACCACATCTACGCCACCGGACTGCGCAACCAGTGGCACGCCGTCGTCCCCTCGCACCACGTCGCCCCCGGCGCGATGCGCAAGGTGACGGCACTCGGCGAGCAGTGGCTGCTCTTCCGCCGCTCCGACGGCGTCCTGTCCATGCTCGCCGACCGCTGCCCGCACCGCGGTGCCCCGCTGTCGCTCGGCAAACACCTCGGTGACCGGGTGGCCTGCTGGTACCACGGCGTCGAGGTCGAGCCCGACGGCACGGTCTCCTCGGTCCCCGGGCTGCCAGGCTGCGGCCTGGAGGGCAAGAAGCTGGTGACCTCGCTGCCCGTGCGGGAGGTCGCGGGCGCGATCCTCGCCTACTTCGGAGACGAGGAACACCCGGAGCCCGTCGAGCTCACCCTGCCGGAGCCGCTCACCGACCCCGAGGTGGACGCGTTCCTGTGCTACGCGGAGTGGAACGCCCCCTGGCGCTACGCCGTGGAGAACCTCCTCGACCCGATGCACGGCGCCTTCCTCCACCACGAGTCGCACACGATGTCCGACGGGGACACGACGGCCAAGTTCCGCATCCGCGAGACGGCGCGCGGGTACTTCTTCGAGAAGACCGACCAGCGCGGCGTCAACTTCGACTGGGTGGAGCTCTGCCGCACCGGCGTCGACTGGGTCGACCTCTCCATCCCGTACCCGCCGTCGGCCGGCCCCGGCGGGCCGTTCGGCATCGTCGGCATGGTCTGCCCGGTGGACGAGCGGCGCAGCGGTGTCTTCTTCTGGCGCTACCGCCGGGTCGCGGACTGGCAGCGCGCGTCGTGGCGTTTCCTGTACCGGACGGTGATCGAGCAGCGTCACTGGGACGTCCTGGAGCAGGACCGCGTGATGCTGGAGGCCATGCCGGCCGACGCCGACCAGCGCGAGAACCTCTACCAGCACGACCTCGGGGTGGTACGGCTGCGGAGGCTGTACCGGGCGGCGGCAGAGGCCCAGTCGGCGGCCGGCGCCTGA
- a CDS encoding FAD-dependent oxidoreductase translates to MTYAITQTCCSDATCIAVCPVNCIHPTPEEEDFGRTEMLYIDPKSCIDCGACADACPVDAVFPVDSLTGAQQEYGPINAAYFADREPESVDPGPNFHVWGEPAFARSLPSDFARIRVAVVGTGPAGMYAAEDLLLHTDAEVTLIDRLPVAGGLIRYGVAPDHLSTKKAGDTFARFHTHPRVRMHLGLDVGVDITPEELAEHHDAVVYAVGASTGRRLGIPGEDLTGSLTATTFVSWYNAHPETPPGTVDPSTDRVVVVGNGNVALDAARILVSDPETLAGSDIAAHALDALRSGGVREVVLLGRRGPQEAAYTRSELLALKHLPGVELVVDDHDPRVGMSIDAAGEGDKAAVLQGVTRESVDWSLAPAPGRRIVFRFHSEAVEALGGPGVRAVRVTGGPDRPEIPAGMLLRAVGYRGTPVAGLPFDESTGTVPHESGRVTGRPGTYVVGWIKRGPSGGIGANRTCAAETVGSLLADAVQGALPTPRYEAKAFRRLVRRRNRAVVDARGLAAIDRAELARGRQDGRPRVKFATVAELVAASKGSRWRLTP, encoded by the coding sequence ATGACCTACGCCATCACCCAGACGTGCTGCAGCGACGCCACCTGCATCGCGGTGTGCCCCGTCAACTGCATCCATCCGACGCCGGAGGAGGAGGACTTCGGGAGGACGGAGATGCTGTACATCGACCCGAAATCCTGCATCGACTGCGGCGCCTGCGCCGACGCCTGCCCGGTGGACGCGGTCTTCCCGGTGGATAGCCTGACCGGGGCGCAGCAGGAGTACGGACCGATCAACGCGGCCTACTTCGCGGACCGGGAGCCCGAATCCGTCGACCCCGGCCCGAACTTCCACGTGTGGGGCGAACCGGCCTTCGCACGCAGTCTTCCCTCCGACTTCGCGCGGATCCGGGTGGCGGTGGTGGGTACGGGCCCGGCCGGCATGTACGCGGCCGAGGACCTTCTGCTGCACACCGACGCGGAGGTGACGCTGATCGACCGGCTGCCCGTCGCGGGCGGGCTCATACGCTACGGCGTCGCGCCCGACCACCTGTCCACCAAGAAGGCCGGCGACACCTTCGCGAGGTTCCACACGCATCCGCGCGTGCGTATGCACCTCGGACTCGACGTCGGCGTGGACATCACGCCGGAGGAACTCGCCGAGCACCACGACGCGGTCGTCTACGCCGTCGGCGCGTCCACCGGCCGCCGTCTCGGCATCCCGGGCGAGGACCTGACCGGCAGCCTCACCGCCACGACGTTCGTCTCCTGGTACAACGCCCACCCCGAGACCCCGCCCGGCACCGTCGATCCGTCCACGGACCGGGTGGTCGTGGTCGGCAACGGCAACGTCGCACTCGACGCGGCCCGCATCCTGGTCTCGGACCCGGAGACCCTGGCAGGCAGCGACATCGCCGCTCACGCACTCGACGCCCTGCGCTCCGGCGGCGTGCGCGAGGTGGTGCTGCTGGGCCGGCGTGGGCCTCAGGAGGCGGCGTACACGCGGTCGGAACTGCTGGCGCTCAAGCACCTGCCGGGCGTGGAGTTGGTCGTGGACGACCACGACCCGAGGGTCGGCATGTCGATCGACGCGGCGGGCGAGGGTGACAAGGCCGCGGTCCTGCAGGGGGTCACCCGCGAGTCGGTCGACTGGTCGCTCGCACCCGCGCCGGGCCGGCGGATCGTCTTCCGCTTCCACTCCGAAGCCGTGGAGGCGCTGGGCGGACCCGGCGTCCGTGCCGTACGGGTCACGGGCGGCCCGGACCGGCCGGAGATCCCGGCCGGCATGCTGCTGCGGGCCGTCGGCTACCGCGGGACACCGGTCGCCGGACTGCCGTTCGACGAGTCCACGGGAACCGTCCCGCACGAGAGCGGTCGCGTGACGGGGCGGCCGGGGACGTACGTCGTGGGATGGATCAAGCGCGGCCCTTCGGGTGGCATCGGCGCCAACCGCACCTGCGCCGCCGAGACCGTGGGCTCCCTTCTGGCCGACGCCGTCCAGGGCGCGCTGCCCACGCCGCGGTACGAAGCGAAGGCCTTCCGGCGGCTGGTGAGACGGCGTAACCGCGCGGTCGTCGACGCCCGTGGCCTGGCGGCGATCGACCGGGCCGAGCTGGCCCGTGGACGCCAGGACGGCCGGCCCCGGGTCAAGTTCGCGACGGTGGCGGAGCTGGTGGCGGCGTCGAAGGGCAGCCGCTGGAGACTCACTCCCTGA
- a CDS encoding diiron oxygenase: MASSTVRPDAQDRPDEHEVARRLLDSAATLAYDPATEVDWETPLDKDFHGASPEWSTLYGTAYWEEMSEAQRRELTRHEAASVASTGIWFEMILQQMVLRDVYAKDPTGADVQWALTEIAEECRHSIMFARGAQKLGAPAYRPHRLAVELGRAFKTVAFGEAAYAAILVAEEVLDVMQRDWMRDERVVPFVRTINNIHVVEESRHMKFARAETRRHLAKAGRVRRHIHAFVIAIASYVIVTSMVNKAVYADAGLDGKRAIGEAKANEHHKAMMRSSCSGLMDFLASARLLTKPALIFYKRAHLI, encoded by the coding sequence ATGGCAAGCAGCACCGTTCGACCGGATGCCCAGGACCGGCCCGACGAGCACGAAGTGGCCCGCCGTCTGCTCGACTCGGCGGCGACGCTGGCGTACGACCCCGCCACGGAGGTCGACTGGGAGACCCCGCTGGACAAGGACTTCCACGGCGCCAGCCCCGAGTGGAGCACGCTGTACGGCACGGCGTACTGGGAGGAGATGAGCGAGGCCCAGCGCAGGGAACTGACCCGCCACGAAGCCGCGTCGGTGGCCAGCACGGGCATCTGGTTCGAGATGATCCTCCAGCAGATGGTGCTCCGTGACGTCTACGCCAAGGATCCGACGGGCGCCGATGTCCAGTGGGCGCTGACCGAGATAGCCGAGGAGTGCCGGCACTCGATCATGTTCGCCCGCGGGGCGCAGAAGCTGGGAGCGCCCGCCTACCGGCCGCACCGGCTCGCGGTCGAGCTGGGGCGGGCCTTCAAGACGGTCGCCTTCGGGGAGGCGGCGTACGCGGCCATCCTCGTGGCCGAAGAGGTTCTCGACGTCATGCAGCGCGACTGGATGCGCGACGAGCGGGTGGTGCCGTTCGTGCGCACCATCAACAACATCCATGTCGTGGAGGAATCACGGCACATGAAGTTCGCCCGCGCCGAGACGCGCCGGCACCTCGCCAAGGCCGGCCGGGTGCGACGTCACATCCACGCCTTCGTCATCGCGATCGCCTCGTACGTCATCGTCACCAGCATGGTCAACAAGGCCGTCTACGCCGACGCCGGCCTCGACGGGAAGCGTGCCATCGGTGAGGCGAAGGCCAACGAGCACCACAAGGCGATGATGCGCTCGAGCTGTTCGGGGCTCATGGACTTCCTGGCCTCGGCCCGCCTGCTCACCAAGCCGGCGCTGATCTTCTACAAGCGTGCCCACCTGATCTGA
- a CDS encoding extracellular solute-binding protein, with the protein MHPPHLSRRRALAGGVGALASAGALGSLSGCAAPATAVGAGQTRLRYWHLFGGGDGVNMQSMLADFRAEHPAIALEAATLQWGAPYYTKLGMAGAGGRAPELAVLHLARLAGFAPGRLIDPFDLGLLAEHGVREEDFPQDIWRRGQVGGKQYAVPLDTHPFVLYYQTEVCEKAGLMSGGRLKPVSGASGFTDALRAAKKVTGQPALVTETLGPDCITPWRLFSTFYAQTGGTVLSADGKRLALDDAKALRVLEYLASLVEEGLMVRRADYAASVGVFNGGRTAFHLNGEWEVTTFRTAGIPFSMTRVPALFGSAATQADCHTFVLPHQDDRGGATDEAAHALVAWMLRHSSTWAEGGHVPAYLPALEEPAYLALKPQSEYRDVIDDVALDEPAWFTGSASRMWIELGAVFSGVLTGSRTPRGALTEAKARLRTLLDTPNPLPGAAS; encoded by the coding sequence ATGCATCCACCTCACCTCAGCCGGCGCCGAGCCCTCGCGGGCGGTGTCGGCGCCCTGGCCTCCGCAGGAGCCCTCGGCTCCCTGTCCGGCTGCGCCGCGCCCGCAACGGCCGTCGGGGCCGGGCAGACCCGGCTGCGGTACTGGCACCTGTTCGGCGGCGGCGACGGCGTCAACATGCAGTCGATGCTGGCGGACTTCCGCGCCGAACATCCGGCCATCGCCCTGGAGGCCGCGACGCTCCAGTGGGGCGCCCCGTACTACACCAAGCTCGGTATGGCGGGAGCCGGCGGCCGGGCGCCCGAGCTCGCCGTCCTGCACCTGGCCCGGCTCGCGGGCTTCGCTCCCGGCAGGCTCATCGACCCCTTCGACCTCGGACTGCTGGCCGAACACGGCGTGCGCGAGGAGGACTTCCCCCAGGACATCTGGCGTCGGGGTCAGGTGGGCGGCAAGCAGTACGCCGTGCCCCTCGACACCCACCCCTTCGTCCTCTACTACCAGACCGAGGTGTGCGAGAAGGCCGGGCTCATGTCGGGCGGCAGGCTCAAGCCGGTCAGCGGCGCATCCGGGTTCACCGACGCACTGCGAGCCGCGAAGAAGGTGACAGGGCAGCCGGCGCTGGTGACCGAGACGCTCGGCCCCGACTGCATCACCCCCTGGCGGCTCTTCTCCACCTTCTACGCGCAGACCGGGGGCACCGTCCTCTCCGCGGACGGCAAGCGCCTCGCGCTCGACGACGCCAAGGCACTGCGGGTGCTGGAGTACCTTGCCTCCCTCGTCGAGGAAGGGCTGATGGTGCGCCGCGCAGACTACGCCGCCTCCGTCGGCGTCTTCAACGGTGGCAGGACCGCCTTCCACCTCAACGGCGAATGGGAGGTCACCACCTTCCGGACCGCCGGCATCCCGTTCTCCATGACCCGTGTGCCCGCCCTCTTCGGCAGCGCCGCCACACAGGCCGACTGCCACACGTTCGTCCTGCCGCACCAGGACGACCGCGGCGGAGCGACCGACGAGGCCGCGCACGCCCTCGTCGCCTGGATGCTGCGCCACTCGTCCACCTGGGCCGAGGGCGGCCACGTACCGGCCTACCTGCCCGCGCTCGAGGAACCCGCCTACCTGGCCCTGAAGCCGCAGTCCGAGTACCGCGACGTCATCGACGACGTGGCGCTCGACGAGCCCGCCTGGTTCACCGGCTCCGCCTCCCGCATGTGGATCGAGCTGGGAGCCGTGTTCTCCGGCGTCCTCACCGGTTCCCGCACCCCCCGCGGCGCGCTGACCGAGGCCAAGGCCCGCCTGCGCACGCTTCTCGACACCCCGAACCCCCTTCCGGGAGCCGCGTCATGA
- a CDS encoding carbohydrate ABC transporter permease: protein MTSTTAAPPSVAKQSGGAPGPRPRSVRRKWTEHGLVFIAPFLLVYAVFLIWPLVSGLGMSLTSQDITGSGGEFVGLDNYAEAMGDPEVWSSLWNTVWFTVLSTVPLVLVGLGLALLAHQLSVVQWLWRLSWFAPFLLPSGVVCLLFAQMIFPSGFGLADQMLASVGLEPGIGWLSDERYAMLSVVATTVWWTVGFNFLLYLAALQAIPTHLYEAAELDGAGAWHRLWHITLPLLRRTTGLVVVLQVLASLKIFDQVYIMTGGGPDDSTRPILQYVYQQGFTGYRIGYASAVSYIFFALILTVSLVQPLLSRRRAEEAAK, encoded by the coding sequence ATGACCTCCACCACCGCGGCGCCGCCCTCCGTGGCGAAGCAGTCCGGGGGAGCGCCCGGCCCCCGGCCCCGCTCCGTGCGCAGGAAGTGGACCGAACACGGGCTGGTGTTCATCGCCCCCTTCCTCCTCGTGTACGCCGTGTTCCTGATCTGGCCGCTGGTCTCGGGCCTCGGCATGAGCCTGACCAGCCAGGACATCACCGGCAGCGGAGGGGAGTTCGTCGGCCTCGACAACTACGCCGAGGCGATGGGCGACCCGGAGGTGTGGTCCTCGCTGTGGAACACCGTCTGGTTCACCGTCCTGTCGACCGTCCCGCTGGTCCTCGTCGGCCTGGGGCTCGCCCTGCTGGCCCACCAGCTGAGCGTGGTGCAGTGGCTCTGGCGGCTCAGCTGGTTCGCCCCCTTCCTGCTGCCGTCCGGTGTCGTCTGCCTGCTCTTCGCGCAGATGATCTTCCCGTCCGGCTTCGGTCTCGCCGACCAGATGCTCGCCTCCGTCGGCCTCGAACCGGGCATCGGATGGCTCAGCGACGAGCGGTACGCCATGCTCTCCGTCGTCGCGACCACCGTCTGGTGGACGGTCGGCTTCAACTTCCTGCTCTACCTCGCCGCGCTGCAGGCCATCCCGACCCACCTGTACGAGGCCGCCGAGCTGGACGGGGCGGGCGCCTGGCACCGCCTGTGGCACATCACCCTGCCGCTGCTCCGCCGCACCACCGGACTGGTCGTGGTCCTCCAGGTACTGGCTTCACTGAAGATCTTCGACCAGGTCTACATCATGACCGGCGGAGGTCCGGACGACTCCACCCGGCCCATCCTGCAGTACGTCTACCAACAGGGCTTCACGGGCTACCGCATCGGCTACGCCTCGGCCGTCTCCTACATCTTCTTCGCCCTGATCCTGACCGTCTCCCTGGTGCAGCCGCTGCTGTCCCGGCGCCGAGCTGAGGAGGCCGCGAAGTGA
- a CDS encoding carbohydrate ABC transporter permease — MSGSVTVTPAPRPERSAGTEGRRRRWTPGRIVLLVIALVLTAAWLVPLLWAVATSLKPEGETTKTPLAWIGSRLTFDAYAKVWESGDLLRWLMNSAYISLMTTVLTVVTCAMAAYGFTRTDFRGRRLLYGLVLAGIMVPPQVLIAPLFHEMVQLGLVDTYWGVILPQVAVPAMVFILVKFFEGVPRELEEAAFVDGAGRWRVFWTIVIPLSRPVLAAVAIFTFISTWNNFLWPFLVTTDPNGMTLPVGLVSVQSSFGVRYAQIMASLVIAGLPLLVVFALFQRQIVRGIAHTGLAGQ, encoded by the coding sequence GTGAGCGGATCCGTCACCGTCACCCCCGCGCCCCGCCCCGAGCGCTCCGCCGGCACCGAGGGACGGCGCCGGCGCTGGACCCCCGGCAGGATCGTCCTGCTCGTCATCGCCCTGGTCCTCACGGCGGCCTGGCTCGTCCCCCTGCTCTGGGCCGTCGCCACCTCCCTGAAACCGGAGGGGGAGACGACGAAGACCCCCCTCGCATGGATCGGCTCCCGCCTCACGTTCGACGCGTACGCCAAGGTCTGGGAGTCCGGCGACCTGCTGCGCTGGCTCATGAACTCGGCGTACATCTCCCTCATGACGACCGTGCTGACCGTCGTGACGTGCGCCATGGCGGCGTACGGGTTCACCCGCACCGACTTCCGCGGCCGGCGGCTGCTGTACGGGCTGGTGCTCGCCGGCATCATGGTGCCCCCGCAGGTGCTCATCGCGCCGCTGTTCCACGAGATGGTCCAGCTGGGCCTCGTCGACACCTACTGGGGCGTGATCCTTCCGCAGGTGGCCGTGCCGGCCATGGTGTTCATCCTGGTGAAGTTCTTCGAGGGCGTGCCGAGGGAGCTGGAGGAGGCGGCCTTCGTGGACGGCGCAGGGCGCTGGCGGGTGTTCTGGACGATCGTGATCCCCCTCTCCAGGCCCGTCCTGGCGGCCGTGGCGATCTTCACCTTCATCTCCACCTGGAACAACTTCCTGTGGCCGTTCCTGGTGACCACCGACCCCAACGGCATGACCCTGCCCGTCGGACTCGTCAGCGTCCAGTCGTCCTTCGGTGTGCGCTACGCACAGATCATGGCCTCGCTGGTGATCGCGGGGCTGCCCCTCCTGGTCGTCTTCGCGCTCTTCCAGCGCCAGATCGTCCGCGGCATCGCGCACACCGGACTCGCAGGCCAGTAG
- a CDS encoding SpoIIE family protein phosphatase/ATP-binding protein: MAGRYGRPRSFLRMRTVAGQVFLLQVAIVVLLVAAAMAALVFQSRTDSEREARNRSVAVAETFANAPGMEAALGSPDPSAVLQPKAEAARKGSGVDFVVVLNLDSIRYTHPLPDRIGKKFVGDVTPALEGRVVTEKITGTIGPLVQAVVPVFATNGKVIGMVSAGITIESVSGVVEDQFPLLFGSAAGILVVTTAGTALVSRRLRRQTHGLGPAEMTRMYEHHDAVLHSVREGVLIVGGDRRLLLVNDEARRLLNLPPEVEGRAVTELGLDPVTTALLSSGRIATDEVLSVGDRLLSVSQRSTDRDGGPPGTVTTLRDTTELQALTGKADVARGRLKLLYDAGTEIGTVLDVVRTCEELAGFATARFADYATVDLVETVLRGEEPTASRSIADMRRTAFSGARTDTGLYPLGSVIRFLPTTAMGDGLIRGRAVLDPALDQFSGWQLQHPERARRLVECGFHSMIAVPLRARGVILGVAMFWRAQTRERFEDEDLSVAEELVARAAVSIDNARRYSREHTVAVTLQRSLLPRGLPEQSAIDAAYRYLPAQAGSGGLGGVGGDWFDIIPLPGARVALVVGDVVGHGLHAAATMGRLRTAVHNFSTLDLPPDELLWHLDELVARIDQDESAEGSESGVTGATCLYAIYDPVSGRCTMARAGHLQPVIIGPGGTADFADVPGGPPLGLGGLPFETLDVQLPEDSRLVLYTDGLVEDRNRDIDEGLELLRGTLAQYADGTPEEICEAVLRVLVPARARDDIALLVGRTRLLAAEDVADWDVPSDPAAVSRVRADVSRKLAEWDLFEEAFTTELILSELVTNSIRHATGPIRVRLIRERTLICEVSDRSSTSPHLRQAATTDEGGRGLFLVAQLAERWGTRYTDDGGKVIWTEQLLQTGTDPEPPAPQL; the protein is encoded by the coding sequence ATGGCCGGACGCTACGGCCGCCCGCGCTCGTTTCTCCGGATGAGAACCGTCGCTGGTCAGGTCTTTCTCCTGCAGGTGGCGATCGTGGTGCTGCTCGTCGCTGCCGCCATGGCCGCGCTCGTGTTCCAGTCCAGGACCGACAGCGAGCGGGAAGCCCGCAACCGCTCCGTGGCCGTGGCCGAGACCTTCGCCAACGCTCCGGGCATGGAAGCGGCACTGGGGAGCCCCGACCCCAGCGCGGTGCTCCAGCCGAAGGCCGAGGCCGCCCGCAAGGGCTCCGGCGTCGACTTCGTCGTCGTACTGAACCTGGACTCCATCCGCTACACGCACCCGCTGCCCGACCGGATCGGCAAGAAGTTCGTCGGCGACGTGACGCCCGCGCTGGAGGGCCGCGTCGTCACCGAGAAGATCACCGGGACGATCGGCCCCCTCGTCCAGGCGGTGGTGCCCGTCTTCGCCACGAACGGCAAGGTCATCGGCATGGTGTCCGCCGGGATCACCATCGAGAGCGTGAGCGGGGTCGTCGAGGACCAGTTCCCCCTCCTGTTCGGGTCCGCCGCCGGAATCCTGGTCGTCACCACGGCCGGGACGGCGCTCGTCAGCAGACGGCTGCGGCGCCAGACGCACGGCCTGGGGCCGGCCGAGATGACCCGGATGTACGAGCACCACGACGCCGTCCTGCACTCCGTACGCGAGGGCGTGCTCATCGTGGGCGGCGACCGGCGGCTGCTGCTCGTCAACGACGAGGCGCGACGCCTCCTGAACCTGCCTCCCGAGGTCGAGGGACGGGCCGTCACCGAGCTGGGCCTCGATCCCGTCACCACCGCGCTGCTGTCCTCGGGGCGCATCGCCACCGACGAGGTGCTCTCCGTGGGTGACCGGCTGCTGTCCGTCAGCCAGCGCTCCACCGACCGCGACGGCGGACCGCCGGGCACCGTGACGACACTGCGCGACACCACGGAACTGCAGGCCCTCACCGGCAAGGCCGATGTGGCGCGGGGCAGGCTGAAACTGCTCTACGACGCGGGCACCGAGATCGGCACCGTCCTCGACGTCGTACGGACGTGCGAGGAACTCGCCGGCTTCGCCACGGCCAGATTCGCCGACTACGCCACCGTGGACCTGGTCGAGACGGTGCTGCGCGGCGAGGAGCCGACAGCGTCCCGCTCGATCGCCGACATGCGGCGCACGGCCTTCAGCGGCGCCCGGACCGACACCGGGCTGTACCCGCTGGGCTCGGTGATCCGCTTCCTGCCGACCACCGCCATGGGCGACGGCCTGATCAGGGGCCGGGCCGTGCTCGATCCCGCGCTGGACCAGTTCTCCGGGTGGCAGCTGCAGCACCCGGAACGTGCCCGGCGGCTCGTCGAGTGCGGGTTCCACTCGATGATCGCCGTGCCGCTGCGCGCCCGCGGCGTCATCCTGGGCGTGGCCATGTTCTGGCGTGCGCAGACACGCGAACGCTTCGAGGACGAGGACCTCTCCGTGGCCGAGGAGCTCGTCGCCCGCGCCGCGGTGAGTATCGACAACGCCCGCCGCTACTCCCGCGAGCACACCGTGGCCGTCACACTGCAGCGAAGCCTCCTGCCGCGCGGCCTGCCCGAACAGAGCGCCATCGACGCCGCCTACCGCTACCTGCCCGCGCAGGCGGGAAGCGGCGGCCTGGGAGGTGTCGGCGGCGACTGGTTCGACATCATTCCGCTGCCCGGCGCCAGGGTCGCCCTGGTGGTCGGCGACGTCGTGGGGCACGGCCTCCACGCCGCCGCCACCATGGGGCGCCTGCGCACCGCGGTCCACAACTTCTCCACCCTGGACCTGCCGCCCGACGAACTGCTGTGGCACCTGGACGAACTGGTCGCCCGCATCGACCAGGACGAATCGGCCGAGGGCTCGGAAAGCGGCGTCACGGGGGCGACCTGCCTCTACGCGATCTACGACCCCGTGTCCGGGCGCTGCACCATGGCGCGGGCCGGCCACCTCCAGCCGGTGATCATCGGCCCCGGTGGCACCGCCGACTTCGCGGACGTGCCCGGCGGCCCTCCTCTGGGGCTCGGCGGCCTCCCCTTCGAGACCCTGGACGTGCAGCTGCCCGAGGACAGCCGGCTGGTGCTCTACACGGACGGGCTCGTCGAGGACCGGAACCGGGACATCGACGAGGGCCTGGAACTGCTGCGCGGCACCCTCGCCCAATACGCGGACGGGACACCGGAGGAGATCTGCGAGGCCGTTCTGCGCGTCCTCGTCCCGGCGCGCGCACGCGACGACATCGCGCTGCTCGTCGGCCGCACGCGCCTGCTCGCCGCCGAGGACGTGGCCGACTGGGACGTGCCGTCCGACCCCGCCGCGGTCTCCCGGGTGCGGGCCGATGTGTCCCGCAAGCTGGCCGAGTGGGACCTGTTCGAGGAGGCGTTCACGACCGAGTTGATCCTCAGCGAACTGGTCACCAACTCCATCCGCCACGCCACCGGTCCCATCCGCGTACGGCTGATCCGGGAGCGCACCCTGATCTGCGAGGTGTCCGACCGCAGCAGCACCTCGCCCCACCTGCGTCAGGCGGCCACCACCGACGAGGGCGGGCGGGGCCTCTTCCTCGTCGCCCAACTGGCGGAACGCTGGGGCACCCGCTACACCGACGACGGCGGCAAGGTCATCTGGACCGAGCAGCTGCTGCAGACGGGCACGGACCCGGAGCCGCCGGCGCCGCAGCTGTGA
- a CDS encoding bifunctional 2-polyprenyl-6-hydroxyphenol methylase/3-demethylubiquinol 3-O-methyltransferase UbiG, giving the protein MTGNHDHAAAGAFDAIGAEYERAFAGSAAHRASLTRLLEQLAPHSRVLDVGSGTGRPTARTLADAGHEVLGVDVSPVMVELASRQVPEASFRCADIRDLPLETEGFDAVCVYFSLLQMSRAEQAALVGRLAGALKHGGHMVLATVPLDVEDVSAVFMGQEVRVTSFAPDAFVALAAGAGLSLLSREDTVFTPAAPGAVPEPHVFLHCRKDREAGV; this is encoded by the coding sequence ATGACCGGGAACCACGACCACGCGGCAGCCGGGGCGTTCGACGCCATCGGCGCCGAGTACGAGCGGGCCTTCGCCGGCTCGGCGGCCCACCGGGCTTCGCTGACCCGGCTGCTGGAGCAGCTCGCGCCGCACAGCCGGGTCCTGGACGTCGGCAGCGGTACGGGCAGGCCGACGGCCCGCACGCTGGCCGACGCGGGGCACGAGGTGCTGGGGGTGGACGTCTCGCCCGTCATGGTGGAGCTGGCGTCCCGTCAGGTTCCGGAGGCCTCCTTCCGCTGCGCCGACATCCGGGACCTTCCGCTCGAGACCGAGGGTTTCGACGCGGTCTGCGTCTACTTCTCCCTGCTGCAGATGTCCCGGGCGGAGCAGGCCGCTCTCGTCGGGCGGCTCGCGGGAGCGCTGAAACACGGGGGGCACATGGTCCTGGCGACGGTGCCGCTGGACGTGGAGGACGTGAGCGCCGTCTTCATGGGGCAGGAGGTCCGGGTGACCAGCTTCGCACCCGATGCCTTCGTGGCGCTCGCGGCCGGTGCCGGGCTCTCCCTCCTGTCGAGGGAGGACACCGTGTTCACCCCGGCCGCCCCGGGGGCGGTGCCGGAACCGCATGTGTTCCTGCACTGCCGCAAGGACCGGGAGGCGGGCGTATGA